A genome region from Marinobacter panjinensis includes the following:
- a CDS encoding GTPase/DUF3482 domain-containing protein — protein sequence MTAPVFAVVGHPNKGKSSVVATLSQNDAIAIALEPGTTRQRQEYPLTVDGKTLYTLVDTPGFQRPRRVLEWLEAHSISASDRAETVKAFIIQHRDDGGFTDECELLTPLTEGAGIIYVVDGSVPYSAQHEAEMTILRWTGRPSLALINSIGEDDYSDTWAQALGQFFQVVRKFDAVSAPFEQHLSLLRAFGQLEPDWERPLEQATDFLLAQRRQRRTEAAAKIARTLEEMMSFREKRTLTTLQTSEMSDEELARQLRTSWYHNQRKREQQLRIAIEKLYEHHRIERQEAELEWHSEHDLFSEDSRKAWGVNRRYLATAGFGAGAVGGAGVDALTLGHSLGAGALVGGLIGAAGSYFYGDRLTLPVLNTGVLTNGLRTAVFGPVQDSQFGYVVLGRAINHWWHISHRNHAGRELLDLAPADNHWLEHLDRVNRQVIHRALERCRKQGALDDKTRFALAAAIEQAMSAYDDWLLNRT from the coding sequence ATGACCGCCCCCGTATTCGCCGTGGTTGGCCATCCCAACAAGGGAAAGTCCAGCGTTGTGGCCACCCTGTCCCAGAACGATGCCATCGCCATTGCCCTGGAACCCGGGACGACCCGCCAGCGCCAGGAATACCCCCTGACCGTGGACGGCAAAACCCTGTATACACTGGTAGATACTCCGGGTTTCCAGCGCCCCCGGCGGGTGCTGGAATGGCTGGAAGCCCATAGCATTTCCGCCTCGGATCGGGCAGAAACCGTGAAGGCGTTTATTATCCAGCACCGTGACGACGGCGGATTCACCGATGAATGTGAGTTGCTGACACCCCTGACCGAAGGTGCAGGAATCATTTACGTGGTGGACGGCTCTGTACCCTACAGCGCACAACATGAGGCTGAAATGACCATCCTGCGCTGGACCGGACGACCGAGCCTGGCGCTGATCAACAGTATTGGCGAAGACGATTACAGCGATACCTGGGCACAGGCGCTTGGCCAGTTCTTCCAGGTTGTCCGCAAGTTCGATGCGGTTAGCGCTCCATTCGAACAACATCTCAGCCTCTTGCGAGCGTTTGGCCAGCTCGAGCCCGACTGGGAGCGACCACTGGAGCAGGCTACGGACTTTCTCCTTGCCCAGCGCCGTCAACGTCGGACCGAAGCGGCCGCGAAGATTGCACGCACTCTGGAAGAGATGATGTCGTTTCGGGAGAAACGCACGCTGACCACGCTCCAGACCAGCGAAATGTCCGACGAGGAGCTGGCCCGACAATTGCGAACCAGCTGGTATCACAACCAGCGAAAACGGGAGCAACAGCTGCGAATCGCCATCGAAAAGCTTTACGAGCATCACCGTATAGAGCGCCAGGAAGCCGAACTTGAATGGCACAGTGAACACGACCTGTTCAGCGAGGACAGCCGCAAGGCCTGGGGCGTCAACCGCCGTTACCTGGCAACGGCCGGATTCGGGGCCGGTGCTGTAGGCGGCGCCGGCGTGGATGCACTGACCCTGGGCCACTCATTGGGAGCCGGTGCCCTGGTCGGTGGATTGATTGGTGCTGCGGGCAGCTATTTTTACGGCGACCGCCTGACTTTACCGGTGCTCAATACCGGGGTACTGACCAACGGGCTCAGAACCGCTGTTTTTGGTCCTGTACAGGACAGTCAGTTCGGCTATGTTGTATTAGGAAGGGCAATAAATCACTGGTGGCATATCAGCCATCGTAATCACGCCGGTCGCGAACTGCTCGACCTGGCACCGGCGGACAACCACTGGCTGGAGCATCTTGACCGGGTCAATCGTCAGGTCATTCATAGGGCCCTTGAACGCTGTCGTAAACAGGGAGCCCTGGATGACAAAACCCGGTTTGCCTTGGCCGCTGCCATTGAGCAGGCCATGAGCGCCTACGACGATTGGCTGTTGAACCGAACATAA
- a CDS encoding DUF2868 domain-containing protein — MPDSAIRRLLEFDHQVQRDRDQSAAFLHRRDRRFALESREKGLSPGPELWLQHIRRLRPPLPTDDPLRQWRHLTTGFALVGLVTGVMAMLGLLFYDGGQRINLTVILAFVLLQCLLAAITTVQAFAGWQPWRWLLRKFSLTGSSSALRPLQPMLMARAAHAGGLMFGLAGLLTLLVLVVIQDLAFGWSTTLDTGSDSYYRLLATLATPWQNLWPAAVPDRDLVDATRFFRSNDRGNADPALWGRWWPFVAMVWSTYVILPRLVLLALAVVHPGLRARRELASHPGMIALQYRMETPALDTGNRHNDAGDQPDTNTSGQLHSLPAGQVLIRWAGAGEPELPDALSAGYRDILAAGGNASLEDDHRIIRQAGQVLAATPNPAVLVVTRSWEPPTGELADFLGEARKAWPATTLIALVPLAAEPDQPPPEHQVSQWLRFADRCGDSHIVVSTPDLASQEARIHRALQHEHRQ, encoded by the coding sequence ATGCCAGACAGCGCGATTCGACGATTATTGGAGTTTGACCACCAGGTTCAGCGAGACCGCGACCAAAGCGCGGCTTTCCTGCACCGGCGGGACCGCCGTTTTGCCCTGGAATCCCGTGAGAAGGGTCTGTCACCGGGCCCGGAACTGTGGCTTCAGCACATCCGCAGATTGCGCCCGCCACTACCCACCGACGACCCTTTGCGTCAGTGGCGGCACCTGACTACGGGTTTTGCACTTGTGGGCCTGGTCACGGGCGTTATGGCCATGCTGGGGCTGTTGTTCTACGACGGGGGCCAGAGAATCAACCTCACGGTTATCCTCGCGTTCGTATTGCTCCAATGCCTGCTGGCCGCAATCACCACTGTGCAGGCCTTCGCCGGCTGGCAGCCCTGGCGCTGGCTGTTACGAAAGTTCTCGTTGACGGGCTCCTCCAGCGCGTTGCGGCCGTTGCAACCCATGCTGATGGCCCGCGCTGCCCACGCCGGCGGACTGATGTTTGGTCTGGCCGGATTGCTCACCCTGCTGGTGCTTGTGGTGATTCAGGATCTCGCCTTTGGCTGGAGTACGACCCTCGACACCGGCTCCGACAGCTATTACAGACTGCTGGCGACCCTGGCCACGCCCTGGCAGAACCTCTGGCCGGCCGCAGTGCCCGACAGGGACCTGGTGGACGCTACCCGTTTCTTCCGCAGCAACGACAGGGGCAACGCTGATCCCGCGCTCTGGGGGCGCTGGTGGCCTTTCGTTGCCATGGTGTGGAGCACCTATGTCATTCTGCCCAGGCTGGTGCTACTGGCACTGGCGGTAGTCCATCCGGGCCTGCGGGCCCGCAGGGAACTGGCCAGCCACCCCGGCATGATCGCGCTGCAGTACCGCATGGAAACCCCGGCACTGGATACCGGCAACCGACACAATGACGCCGGTGACCAGCCGGATACCAACACCTCGGGGCAACTGCATTCGCTGCCAGCCGGGCAGGTTCTTATCCGCTGGGCAGGTGCCGGTGAACCCGAACTCCCGGACGCCCTGTCAGCCGGCTACCGCGACATTCTTGCAGCGGGGGGCAATGCTTCCCTTGAGGATGACCATCGAATTATCCGGCAGGCCGGGCAGGTTCTTGCGGCCACCCCCAACCCTGCTGTCCTGGTGGTGACCCGCAGTTGGGAGCCGCCGACCGGAGAACTGGCGGATTTCCTGGGCGAAGCCCGCAAGGCCTGGCCGGCAACGACCCTCATTGCGCTGGTGCCTCTGGCGGCGGAACCGGATCAGCCCCCACCGGAGCATCAGGTGAGCCAGTGGCTGCGGTTTGCCGACAGATGCGGAGACAGCCATATCGTTGTCAGCACTCCGGACCTGGCCTCCCAGGAGGCCCGCATTCACCGCGCACTTCAGCATGAGCACCGACAATGA
- a CDS encoding DUF6164 family protein encodes MTNHLMNLRHVPDDEADEIRELFEAHDIPYYETPPSRWGISMGGFWVHDNDEARRARKLLEDYQRERLQHQREAYRRDLAEGRTGGFWYRLRQKPVTTVAACLAILIILALTVAPFVTL; translated from the coding sequence ATGACCAACCACCTCATGAACCTCCGTCATGTTCCCGACGACGAAGCGGACGAAATCCGTGAGCTGTTTGAAGCCCACGATATCCCCTATTACGAAACTCCGCCCAGCCGCTGGGGCATCAGCATGGGTGGTTTCTGGGTCCATGATAACGACGAGGCCCGGCGTGCCAGGAAACTGCTGGAAGACTATCAGAGAGAGCGTTTGCAGCATCAGCGCGAAGCATACCGGCGGGACCTGGCGGAAGGGCGAACCGGTGGATTCTGGTATCGGCTGCGCCAGAAGCCGGTCACCACAGTTGCGGCTTGCCTTGCCATTTTGATTATTCTGGCACTGACCGTGGCCCCGTTTGTGACACTTTGA
- a CDS encoding alpha/beta hydrolase, whose translation MIPSHLLVLFASILLSACASHQNAPKQAVPVPETDFTTETGITFSPAGWPQALQADLYLPESSQLRPTVLLVHGGGWERRSRADMAWIAERLASRGFAVMNIDYRFAPEHTFPAQLYDLQVAMNWLDHKADTYHLDREAISAFGFSSGAHLVSLMALVAESRHPLNQPHGGMHARPAAVVAGGLPSDLRAFGSGKLIRQFLGGEQESMPAVYQAASPITHITTGAPPFFLFHGAQDMLVPVSQAKEFRARLADHGVETELYLMYLRGHITSFLTAGNAVGKATEFLVRHTVKAPPVSQGTN comes from the coding sequence ATGATCCCTTCACACCTACTGGTCCTGTTTGCCAGTATTTTGCTGAGTGCCTGCGCGTCTCACCAGAACGCACCGAAGCAGGCAGTGCCAGTGCCGGAAACCGACTTCACCACCGAGACAGGCATCACCTTCTCGCCTGCCGGCTGGCCCCAGGCCCTGCAGGCTGACCTTTACCTGCCTGAAAGCAGCCAACTCCGGCCGACCGTACTGCTGGTTCACGGCGGCGGCTGGGAGCGGCGCTCACGGGCGGATATGGCGTGGATTGCCGAGCGCCTTGCCAGCCGGGGTTTTGCAGTGATGAACATTGACTATCGCTTTGCCCCGGAACACACCTTCCCCGCCCAGCTGTACGATTTGCAGGTCGCCATGAACTGGCTTGACCACAAGGCCGACACCTACCACCTGGACCGGGAAGCCATCAGTGCGTTCGGGTTTTCCTCCGGCGCCCACTTGGTCAGCCTGATGGCCCTCGTCGCTGAATCCCGCCATCCGTTAAACCAGCCCCACGGAGGCATGCATGCCAGACCAGCGGCCGTTGTTGCCGGTGGTCTGCCGAGCGACCTGCGGGCCTTCGGCTCCGGGAAACTGATCCGCCAGTTCCTTGGCGGCGAGCAGGAAAGCATGCCCGCCGTCTACCAGGCCGCTTCACCAATCACCCACATCACCACCGGCGCCCCGCCGTTCTTTCTGTTCCATGGCGCCCAGGACATGCTGGTTCCTGTCAGCCAGGCAAAGGAGTTCCGTGCCCGCCTGGCAGACCATGGCGTTGAGACCGAGCTTTACCTGATGTATCTGCGAGGCCATATAACCAGTTTCCTGACTGCAGGTAATGCCGTCGGTAAAGCGACGGAATTTCTGGTGCGGCACACGGTCAAGGCTCCGCCGGTCAGCCAGGGCACAAACTGA
- a CDS encoding 3-hydroxybutyrate oligomer hydrolase family protein — protein MKTLLQCILIGAVALIVSGFKEGNSPFNQLPDFIQGDIQSSQYDGTTNDLLTGGLGASGLASGTAPVFDDPLNPTPEELRTLAIYNNYRALVDTVPGGGYGEFFGPQVGNGGEGLVAGEEHLAYMSVEGSDVPVTVMVQVPDSFNPHQACMITAPSSGSRGIYGAIGTAGEWGLKKGCAVVYTDKGTGTGSHNLATNAAQRIDGTLTRADEPVQFRADLSDQERADFNVAWPDRFAYKHAHSQVNPEADWGRHVLQSIEFGFYVLNEKFGQETGNGRKVIKVRPKNTLVIASSVSNGGGASVRAAELDDRGLIDGVAVSEPNVNPQVDTSFTIRQGSGPEITEHSRSLLDYTTALAVYQGCANIAPEVRDVAPLNAVFNNFTVAENICNSLANKGLVTGATTDDRATDALRILEEDLGIQPEQNLLAPIHFGLAVAQSISVTYANAYAEAGVADRLCDISLAATDATGAVTPLSGAREAALFSASNGIPPSAGVNLVYDNAEGQPTNLAASASPSSSQLDYGLDALLCLRSLAVGTDVTSGAALSGTAAEMADRIADGIEQVRASGNLQGKPAVFVTGRADAILPINHTSRPYFGLNQRVEGSDSNLRYYEILNAHHLDVLNGIQVPGLADTYVPLHHYYFQALDLVWANLTEKQALPPSQVVRTVPRGNIATPLSEANLTPIAANPDAGDRIVFSDDQVQIPD, from the coding sequence ATGAAAACATTACTGCAATGCATATTAATCGGTGCGGTCGCGTTAATCGTGTCCGGCTTTAAAGAAGGCAACTCGCCTTTCAACCAACTTCCTGATTTCATTCAGGGCGATATACAGTCTAGTCAATATGATGGCACCACCAATGACCTGCTGACCGGTGGGCTCGGTGCCAGCGGCCTTGCCAGTGGAACGGCGCCGGTATTTGACGATCCGCTCAATCCCACTCCGGAGGAGCTGCGAACGCTGGCCATTTACAACAACTATCGCGCTCTCGTAGATACGGTCCCCGGTGGTGGTTATGGCGAGTTTTTCGGACCCCAGGTTGGTAATGGGGGTGAAGGTCTGGTTGCGGGAGAAGAGCACCTGGCGTACATGTCGGTCGAGGGCAGTGATGTACCCGTTACCGTCATGGTCCAGGTGCCGGACAGTTTCAACCCTCACCAGGCCTGCATGATTACGGCGCCGTCGTCGGGTTCCAGAGGTATCTACGGTGCCATTGGTACGGCCGGGGAATGGGGGCTGAAAAAAGGTTGTGCGGTGGTCTACACCGATAAGGGTACCGGTACCGGTTCCCACAACCTGGCCACCAATGCGGCCCAGCGTATTGATGGCACCCTGACCCGGGCCGATGAGCCGGTGCAGTTCCGGGCTGACCTGAGCGACCAGGAACGTGCTGATTTTAATGTTGCCTGGCCCGACCGCTTTGCCTATAAGCATGCCCATTCACAGGTCAATCCCGAAGCGGATTGGGGCCGTCATGTGCTCCAGTCCATCGAATTTGGCTTTTATGTGCTTAACGAGAAATTCGGACAGGAAACCGGTAATGGTCGCAAAGTGATCAAGGTGCGGCCGAAGAACACCCTGGTGATTGCATCCAGTGTGTCCAACGGCGGTGGCGCCTCCGTCCGGGCTGCAGAGCTGGACGATCGCGGGCTGATCGACGGTGTGGCGGTGTCGGAGCCCAACGTCAATCCTCAGGTGGACACCAGTTTCACCATTCGTCAGGGCAGCGGCCCCGAAATTACTGAACACAGTCGCAGCCTGCTGGATTACACCACAGCGCTGGCGGTGTATCAGGGCTGTGCCAATATCGCACCGGAAGTCCGCGATGTGGCGCCCCTGAACGCCGTATTCAACAACTTCACGGTTGCGGAGAACATCTGTAACTCCCTTGCCAACAAGGGACTGGTGACGGGCGCCACTACCGATGACCGTGCGACCGACGCGCTGCGCATCCTGGAGGAGGACCTGGGCATTCAGCCCGAGCAGAACCTGCTGGCACCCATCCATTTCGGACTGGCGGTGGCCCAGAGTATTTCGGTGACCTATGCCAACGCCTACGCTGAAGCGGGTGTGGCAGACAGGCTCTGTGACATCAGCCTGGCCGCTACCGATGCCACGGGAGCAGTGACGCCACTCAGTGGTGCCCGGGAGGCGGCCCTGTTCTCCGCGAGCAACGGGATTCCACCCAGCGCCGGGGTGAACCTGGTGTATGACAACGCCGAAGGCCAGCCCACTAACCTTGCAGCCAGTGCCTCGCCGAGTTCCAGTCAGCTGGATTATGGTCTGGATGCCTTGCTATGCCTGAGAAGTCTTGCGGTGGGAACCGATGTTACCTCCGGAGCGGCGCTTTCTGGCACTGCAGCGGAGATGGCAGACCGTATTGCCGATGGCATTGAACAGGTTCGCGCCTCCGGGAACCTGCAAGGCAAGCCGGCAGTCTTCGTCACTGGCCGTGCCGATGCCATCCTGCCGATCAACCACACGTCACGGCCCTATTTCGGCCTCAACCAGCGGGTTGAAGGTAGCGACAGTAACTTGCGGTACTACGAAATCCTCAATGCCCACCATCTGGATGTGCTCAACGGAATCCAGGTCCCGGGACTGGCGGACACCTATGTACCCCTGCATCACTACTACTTCCAGGCGCTGGACCTGGTGTGGGCGAACCTTACCGAAAAGCAGGCACTGCCACCCAGCCAGGTGGTCAGAACAGTGCCGCGAGGTAATATTGCGACACCCCTGTCCGAAGCCAACCTGACCCCGATCGCGGCAAATCCGGATGCCGGCGATCGCATCGTGTTCAGCGATGACCAGGTGCAGATCCCCGATTGA
- a CDS encoding sigma-54 interaction domain-containing protein, whose translation MTELFTDNNKSGLTRDLIEALFPMFEEASAGAIAVDHESRITWINSSYSHLLGLGDPKAVIGKLVRQVIPHTRMPEVVESGKPLLLDIMEHNQQQLVVTRLPFYDDEGRIMGAVAFVLYDDLQPLTPLVAKYRRLHQDLAAARKALAKKTRGTRYNLADFVGASPAALEVKRRARLAAGRDMPVLLLGETGTGKEVLAQAIHSVSIRAEKPFVGVNVAAIPDNLLEAEFFGVAPGAYTGADRRTREGKFQLANGGTLFLDEVGDMPLPLQAKLLRALQEGEIEPLGSNKVASVDVRVIAATSRNLEAMIAEGEFRSDLYYRLNVLEIPIPPLRDRLADLGVLCEALLGEICDGLEIRGEITDAGVAALGGYDWPGNIRELRNVLERALTMGEDGGLLDADAIFKVLPRSGNRSASSLVPQPVRPLAKTLANAEAQAIEEALVASRGNRTRAAKMLGISRSVLYEKLAKMS comes from the coding sequence ATGACAGAGCTGTTTACAGATAACAACAAGAGCGGCCTCACCAGGGACCTGATCGAGGCCCTGTTTCCCATGTTCGAGGAAGCCAGCGCCGGCGCCATTGCCGTTGACCACGAAAGCCGTATTACCTGGATCAACAGCAGCTACTCTCACCTGCTGGGGCTGGGCGATCCCAAGGCGGTCATAGGCAAACTGGTGCGTCAGGTGATTCCCCATACCCGGATGCCGGAGGTGGTGGAGTCCGGCAAACCTCTGCTGCTCGATATCATGGAACACAACCAGCAACAGCTGGTGGTTACCCGTTTGCCTTTTTACGACGACGAGGGACGGATCATGGGGGCAGTGGCGTTTGTTCTTTATGACGACCTGCAACCACTGACGCCGCTGGTAGCCAAGTACCGCCGTCTGCATCAGGACCTGGCGGCTGCCCGCAAGGCCCTGGCCAAAAAAACCCGTGGCACACGCTATAACCTCGCCGACTTTGTTGGTGCCAGCCCGGCAGCGCTGGAGGTCAAACGACGAGCGCGGCTGGCAGCCGGCCGCGACATGCCAGTGCTGCTGTTGGGTGAGACGGGCACTGGCAAGGAAGTGCTGGCTCAGGCAATTCATTCCGTCTCCATACGTGCCGAAAAGCCGTTTGTGGGGGTGAACGTTGCTGCCATTCCGGACAACCTCCTGGAGGCCGAGTTTTTCGGTGTTGCGCCCGGTGCTTACACGGGTGCCGATCGCCGTACCCGTGAGGGTAAGTTCCAGTTGGCTAACGGTGGCACGCTGTTCCTGGATGAAGTCGGGGATATGCCATTGCCGCTGCAGGCAAAGCTCCTGAGGGCGTTGCAGGAAGGTGAAATTGAGCCGCTTGGTTCCAACAAGGTGGCATCAGTGGATGTCCGTGTCATTGCAGCCACCAGCCGAAACCTGGAGGCAATGATCGCAGAGGGTGAATTCCGCTCGGACCTGTATTACCGGCTGAACGTGCTGGAAATACCCATACCGCCGCTTCGGGACCGATTGGCGGATCTGGGGGTGTTGTGTGAGGCCCTTTTGGGAGAGATCTGTGATGGTCTGGAGATAAGGGGCGAAATCACCGACGCGGGTGTGGCTGCCTTGGGAGGTTATGACTGGCCAGGCAACATACGCGAACTTCGCAATGTCCTGGAGCGGGCCCTGACCATGGGCGAGGATGGCGGTTTGCTGGATGCGGACGCCATTTTCAAGGTCTTGCCCCGCAGTGGTAACCGGTCGGCTTCTTCATTGGTGCCACAGCCAGTGCGCCCTCTTGCCAAAACCCTGGCCAATGCGGAGGCGCAGGCGATCGAAGAAGCCCTGGTCGCAAGCCGCGGCAATCGGACCCGCGCCGCCAAAATGCTGGGAATCTCGCGCTCAGTGCTCTATGAAAAACTGGCAAAAATGTCCTGA
- a CDS encoding TRAP transporter substrate-binding protein, with the protein MKLFKALTGIAGAIALTTAGSAFADDLRWKMPVAFATNLPGLGSPGAWVAENLTTASDGSLQVRVYEPGKLVPPFDILQSVSDGKVEAGYTWIGYDQGKVPAIPLFAAVPFGMKPWAYTAWYYYGGGHEMLQEVYANKGFDVHAQLCGIIGPETAGWYSQPIETLEDYRGLKIRFAGLGGKVLEELGASVTMMPGGELYQALEKGTIDATEFSMPAIDQLLGFDQVVKYNLFPGWHQQFTAQYMLINKDQWNKTTDAQKALVEASCTAATTLGLAEGEYKNGKVLAGFQEKGVQADQIPREVLQQLKEVTDKVMKQESAKDADFKRVYESQNEFLETYKIWDERAYVPTDL; encoded by the coding sequence ATGAAACTCTTCAAGGCCCTTACCGGTATCGCCGGTGCGATCGCCCTTACTACAGCAGGATCGGCTTTCGCGGATGACCTGCGCTGGAAAATGCCGGTCGCCTTCGCGACCAACCTGCCCGGCCTGGGTTCCCCGGGTGCCTGGGTTGCCGAAAACCTCACCACCGCTTCCGATGGCAGCCTTCAGGTTCGCGTCTATGAGCCCGGCAAGCTGGTTCCGCCTTTCGATATCCTGCAGTCGGTTTCCGATGGCAAGGTTGAAGCAGGTTACACCTGGATCGGATACGACCAGGGCAAGGTACCTGCGATTCCCCTGTTTGCGGCTGTTCCCTTTGGCATGAAGCCCTGGGCCTACACAGCCTGGTATTACTATGGTGGCGGCCATGAGATGTTGCAGGAAGTCTATGCCAACAAGGGCTTCGACGTGCACGCTCAGCTGTGTGGCATTATCGGGCCAGAAACTGCGGGCTGGTATTCGCAACCAATTGAAACACTGGAAGACTACAGGGGTCTGAAGATTCGCTTTGCAGGTCTGGGCGGCAAGGTTCTGGAAGAACTGGGCGCCTCCGTGACCATGATGCCTGGTGGTGAGCTTTACCAGGCACTGGAGAAAGGCACCATTGATGCGACTGAATTTTCCATGCCCGCTATTGACCAGCTTCTCGGCTTTGATCAGGTGGTCAAGTACAACCTGTTCCCGGGCTGGCACCAGCAGTTTACCGCCCAGTACATGTTGATTAACAAGGACCAGTGGAACAAAACCACTGATGCACAGAAAGCGTTGGTTGAGGCTTCCTGTACCGCTGCAACCACCCTTGGCCTGGCCGAAGGTGAGTACAAGAACGGTAAGGTTCTGGCGGGCTTCCAGGAAAAGGGCGTCCAGGCTGATCAGATCCCCCGCGAGGTTTTGCAGCAGTTGAAAGAGGTTACTGACAAAGTAATGAAACAGGAATCTGCCAAAGATGCTGACTTCAAACGCGTCTATGAAAGCCAGAACGAGTTCCTGGAAACCTATAAAATATGGGACGAGCGTGCCTATGTTCCGACCGACCTCTAA
- a CDS encoding TRAP transporter small permease subunit — protein MTVSDKGSPQSKRASVSDAQEFLHHHTELPTTRLSQGVDVVISGIGKTASWMWLIVTGVIIYAVVGRYAFGLGSVTLEEVQWHLAGAGWLLGLSYTLVTDGHVRVDVIHERLSLRGQAWIELFGLLLLLLPFLGLAVYEMVPYAFSSWQQGETSQAPAGLPHRWVLKGVLALSFILLIVAALSRLLKVTALLFGFPKPIRVESESNKKEEAS, from the coding sequence ATGACGGTGTCAGATAAAGGCTCACCGCAGAGTAAGCGGGCATCGGTTTCCGACGCCCAGGAATTTCTTCATCATCACACCGAATTACCTACCACCCGGCTCAGTCAGGGTGTGGATGTTGTGATTTCCGGGATTGGCAAAACCGCCTCCTGGATGTGGCTGATTGTCACAGGTGTGATCATTTATGCCGTGGTTGGCCGCTATGCCTTTGGCCTTGGTTCGGTAACGCTGGAAGAAGTTCAGTGGCACCTGGCCGGCGCAGGCTGGTTGTTGGGGCTGTCGTACACGCTGGTGACTGATGGTCATGTAAGAGTGGACGTGATCCATGAACGCTTGTCCCTCAGGGGCCAGGCCTGGATCGAGCTTTTCGGTCTATTGCTTCTGTTGCTGCCCTTCCTGGGGCTGGCAGTCTACGAAATGGTTCCTTATGCCTTCAGTTCCTGGCAGCAGGGTGAAACCAGTCAGGCACCGGCAGGACTTCCTCACCGCTGGGTTCTGAAGGGGGTTCTGGCATTGTCGTTTATCTTGCTTATTGTGGCGGCGCTGTCCCGCTTGCTGAAGGTCACCGCACTGCTTTTCGGCTTTCCAAAGCCGATCCGGGTCGAATCCGAAAGTAACAAGAAAGAGGAAGCGTCCTGA
- a CDS encoding TRAP transporter large permease — protein sequence MELETLFVIGMFLTFGALLMTGYPVAWVLGGTAVIWTVIGVIAVDNFGANLWFDYPSSMGLVPERIWDVVNSETLVALPMFIFMGIMLDQSGVAEKLMNSMVKLFGAVRGGYAVTVVVIGVLLAATTGIIGASVVLLGMLSLPVMMENKYDKGFAVGTACATGTLGILIPPSIMLVLMADRLAVPEASVGDLFMGAFLPGLLLGAMYIAYVMIRPLLQPHIAPVPEGTEKVTWSIVWEVAKAVVPTAALILGVLGSIFAGIATPTEASGVGALGALLLALMAGRLNLKVLNASMQQTTRTAAFIFAIFLGATAFSVVLRGLGGDQVIEDALLGLPFGPYGVVLTILFAVFLLGFFLDWVEITLIILPLVAPVVQSLGFDLVWFTILFAMCLQTSFLTPPVGFALFYIKGVAPPEIDVMDIYRGVIPFIIIQLIALAIVFLVPEIATWLPGIAYD from the coding sequence ATGGAGCTTGAAACCCTGTTTGTAATCGGCATGTTCCTGACATTCGGGGCGCTGCTGATGACCGGCTATCCTGTCGCCTGGGTGCTTGGCGGCACCGCGGTAATCTGGACTGTAATTGGTGTAATTGCCGTCGATAACTTCGGCGCGAACCTCTGGTTCGATTACCCGTCTTCCATGGGGCTGGTTCCCGAGCGAATATGGGATGTCGTAAACAGCGAGACCCTTGTTGCTCTGCCCATGTTCATCTTCATGGGCATCATGCTTGATCAATCCGGCGTTGCCGAGAAACTGATGAATAGCATGGTAAAGCTCTTTGGTGCAGTCCGCGGTGGCTATGCTGTGACGGTGGTTGTCATTGGCGTATTGCTGGCAGCTACCACTGGTATCATCGGGGCGTCGGTGGTACTGCTGGGTATGCTCTCCTTGCCGGTAATGATGGAGAACAAGTACGACAAGGGTTTTGCCGTAGGCACTGCCTGTGCAACCGGTACCCTGGGAATCCTGATTCCGCCGTCCATCATGCTGGTGCTGATGGCAGACAGGCTGGCGGTTCCGGAGGCATCCGTGGGTGATCTGTTCATGGGGGCGTTCCTGCCCGGGCTGCTTCTGGGCGCCATGTACATCGCCTATGTAATGATCCGCCCCCTGCTTCAGCCACATATTGCGCCGGTGCCTGAAGGGACAGAGAAGGTTACCTGGAGTATTGTCTGGGAGGTGGCCAAGGCAGTCGTGCCCACGGCCGCGTTGATACTCGGTGTGCTTGGTTCCATTTTTGCCGGTATAGCCACGCCTACGGAGGCTTCCGGTGTTGGTGCCCTTGGCGCCCTGCTGCTGGCCTTGATGGCGGGCCGCCTGAACCTGAAAGTGCTGAACGCTTCGATGCAGCAGACCACCCGCACAGCGGCTTTCATTTTTGCCATTTTCCTCGGTGCAACGGCGTTCTCCGTGGTGCTGCGAGGTCTGGGTGGCGACCAGGTGATCGAAGACGCGCTGCTGGGGCTGCCGTTCGGGCCCTATGGCGTGGTACTGACCATTCTGTTTGCGGTATTCCTGCTGGGCTTCTTCCTTGACTGGGTTGAAATCACCCTCATTATCCTTCCGCTGGTGGCACCCGTTGTCCAATCCCTGGGTTTTGACCTGGTGTGGTTTACCATCCTCTTTGCCATGTGCCTGCAGACGTCGTTCCTGACGCCGCCGGTGGGATTTGCCCTGTTCTACATCAAGGGTGTCGCGCCGCCTGAAATCGACGTGATGGACATCTACAGGGGCGTCATACCCTTCATCATTATTCAGCTGATAGCCCTGGCCATCGTATTCCTGGTGCCCGAAATTGCGACCTGGCTGCCCGGCATAGCTTACGACTAA